A genomic stretch from Suncus etruscus isolate mSunEtr1 chromosome 17, mSunEtr1.pri.cur, whole genome shotgun sequence includes:
- the FAM170B gene encoding protein FAM170B → MQHNFIDQHKEKSLNGTNLNLDSPEPTKENLEICWPGPPKAKKLPPQQGPAIPYEEDLFFTSGTCSKLSCSSSPTSESSSDYQSYSQYQSCLSSNYSDEDSAQKSVCAFYTHVQTVRGVAVAWETDDGFQPVSQKPRIHEAEFIKRQRRKGSSFEMASNTDLHWDLEASKNDCCTEADADGMELMGSLEFCKQELREPPDWLVTTNSGLRCMACCRVFPTLEELLEHAQYGIQEGFSCQIFFEEMLERRRAQNEEQRQQAEEEEQSLSEGSESPKLITTSQEQQQEQEQEQEQEQKQQPPPPQQQQQQE, encoded by the exons ATGCAACACAACTTCATAGACCAACATAAGGAAAAGTCACTCAATGGGACCAACCTTAACCTGGACAGTCCTGAACCCACAAAAGAGAACTTAGAAATATGCTGGCCAG GGCCCCCCAAAGCCAAGAAGTTACCTCCGCAGCAAGGACCAGCCATTCCTTATGAGGAGGACCTGTTCTTTACTTCTGGAACTTGCAGCAAATTGAGCTGCAGTAGCTCCCCTACATCTGAGTCCTCCTCTGATTACCAGTCATACTCCCAGTACCAGTCCTGCTTGTCCTCCAACTACAGTGACGAGGACAGTGCACAGAAGAGTGTGTGCGCCTTCTACACCCATGTGCAGACTGTGAGGGGCGTAGCTGTGGCCTGGGAGACTGACGATGGCTTCCAGCCAGTCAGTCAGAAGCCCCGCATCCATGAGGCCGAGTTCATCAAGAGGCAACGGAGGAAAGGCTCCTCTTTCGAGATGGCTTCCAACACCGACCTGCACTGGGATTTGGAAGCCAGCAAGAACGACTGCTGTACTGAAGCAGATGCAGATGGTATGGAGTTGATGGGATCCTTGGAGTTCTGCAAGCAAGAGCTGCGGGAACCTCCCGACTGGCTGGTCACTACTAACAGTGGGCTTCGCTGCATGGCCTGCTGCCGTGTCTTCCCCACCCTGGAGGAGTTGCTGGAACATGCCCAGTATGGAATCCAAGAAGGCTTCAGCTGCCaaatcttttttgaggaaatgttggAGAGAAGGCGTGCCCAGAATGAAGAGCAGAGGCAACAAGCAGAGGAAGAAGAGCAAAGTCTTTCAGAAGGTAGTGAAAGCCCCAAGCTCATCACCACATCACAGGAGCAGCAGCAagagcaggagcaggagcaggagcaggagcagaAACAGCAGCCGCCACCGccgcagcaacagcaacagcaggAGTGA